From Vigna unguiculata cultivar IT97K-499-35 chromosome 5, ASM411807v1, whole genome shotgun sequence, the proteins below share one genomic window:
- the LOC114186246 gene encoding uncharacterized protein LOC114186246, with protein sequence MSNKGLKICLVLFLFLLVIVSVGMVTLFLTVFKPKDPNIMVQPVGLEHFNLSLLTNLTANVSLPMVITMVNPNFGSFEYPEAMGYVNFHGGIVGEVPIQGEFVPAREQIVVDAWANLMLQKVVTDTRFWADVLSGSLNFTSTAALPGKVEMLKILKLKATVYSTCDFSIDLTSRNVDSKCSAKIKL encoded by the coding sequence ATGAGTAACAAAGGTCTCAAGATTTGCTTGGTCTTGTTTCTGTTTTTACTCGTCATTGTTTCAGTTGGGATGGTAACCTTATTTTTAACAGTTTTCAAACCCAAGGATCCAAACATCATGGTCCAACCTGTTGGTCTTGAACACTTCAACTTGTCtcttttgaccaatttgactgCAAATGTGAGTCTGCCAATGGTGATCACTATGGTGAATCCAAACTTTGGAAGCTTTGAATACCCCGAAGCCATGGGTTATGTGAATTTCCATGGTGGCATTGTGGGTGAAGTTCCGATACAGGGAGAGTTTGTGCCAGCACGTGAACAGATCGTAGTGGACGCTTGGGCCAATTTGATGCTACAGAAGGTGGTCACTGATACCAGATTTTGGGCAGATGTTCTAAGTGGATCGTTGAATTTCACATCAACAGCTGCATTGCCTGGGAAAGTTGAAATGCTCAAGATTTTGAAGTTGAAAGCCACTGTTTATAGCACTTGTGATTTCTCCATTGACTTAACCTCTAGGAATGTTGATAGCAAATGCAGTGCCAAAATTAAGCTTTGA